In Rhodobacteraceae bacterium LMO-JJ12, a single window of DNA contains:
- the doeA gene encoding ectoine hydrolase DoeA (DoeA (degradation of ectoine A) is also called EutD (ectoine utilization D).), protein MTTFQANFTSGEYGRRIEKTRKAMTAKGLEAIVVSDPSNISWLSGYDGWSFYTYQAVILRHEGDPIWWGRGMDALGARRTVFMEDDDCIRGYDDIYVQNPDKHPMEDLAGLLGELGLEKARIGVEMDNYYYAAAAHATLVRKLPEARLSDATGLVNWQRAVKSEREIEYMQRAARIVEVMHEQILEVAEPGMRKNDLVAEIYATGIRGADGFWGDYPAIVPMAPSGLDATAPHLTWDDRPMETGEATFFEIAGAHRRYQCPQSRTLFLGEVPQKYRDAETAVLDAIEAGLEQAKPGNRAEDIANAFNSTLNKAGFEKDSRCGYAIGISYPPDWGERTISFRRGDQTVLEPDMTFHFMPALWLDDGGLEITEPIRITETGYECFCTTPRELFVKA, encoded by the coding sequence ATGACGACTTTTCAGGCAAATTTCACCAGCGGCGAATATGGGCGGCGGATCGAAAAAACTCGCAAGGCGATGACTGCCAAGGGGTTGGAAGCGATCGTGGTGTCTGATCCTTCCAATATATCGTGGCTTTCGGGGTATGACGGTTGGTCATTCTATACCTATCAGGCGGTTATTCTCAGGCATGAAGGAGATCCCATTTGGTGGGGGCGCGGTATGGATGCGCTTGGCGCGCGGCGCACCGTGTTCATGGAGGATGATGACTGTATCCGCGGCTATGACGACATCTATGTGCAAAATCCCGACAAGCACCCGATGGAGGATCTGGCGGGATTGCTTGGGGAGTTGGGATTGGAAAAGGCGCGGATCGGCGTCGAGATGGACAACTACTATTACGCGGCTGCGGCCCATGCGACCCTTGTGCGCAAATTGCCCGAGGCGCGATTGAGTGATGCGACCGGGTTGGTCAATTGGCAGCGCGCGGTCAAATCCGAACGCGAGATCGAATATATGCAGCGTGCGGCGCGGATCGTGGAGGTGATGCACGAGCAAATTCTTGAAGTGGCCGAACCGGGGATGCGCAAGAATGATCTGGTGGCCGAGATTTATGCCACCGGTATTCGCGGCGCAGACGGGTTTTGGGGGGATTATCCCGCCATCGTTCCCATGGCGCCCTCAGGATTGGATGCGACCGCGCCGCATCTGACATGGGACGACCGACCGATGGAAACCGGCGAGGCGACGTTTTTTGAGATTGCGGGGGCGCATCGGCGCTATCAATGCCCGCAATCGCGCACGCTGTTTCTGGGGGAGGTGCCGCAGAAATACCGCGACGCGGAGACGGCGGTGCTTGATGCCATCGAGGCGGGGCTGGAACAGGCCAAACCGGGCAACCGGGCCGAGGATATCGCCAATGCCTTCAATTCCACGCTGAACAAGGCGGGGTTCGAGAAGGACAGCCGGTGTGGCTATGCCATCGGGATCAGCTATCCGCCCGACTGGGGTGAGCGCACGATTTCGTTCCGGCGCGGCGATCAGACCGTTCTGGAGCCGGATATGACGTTTCATTTCATGCCTGCGCTCTGGCTGGATGACGGTGGGTTGGAGATTACCGAACCGATCCGGATCACGGAGACAGGGTATGAGTGTTTCTGCACCACGCCTCGCGAACTGTTTGTTAAAGCATGA
- the dmdD gene encoding methylthioacryloyl-CoA hydratase (part of the dimethylsulfoniopropionate catabolism pathway), translating to MTIEIDISRYKNLALEAYEDGVWVVTLNRPTKRNALDIDTIEELVEFFSAAPRAGVRAVVLAGAGDHFCAGLDLIEHHDADRSPADFMHVCLRWHEAFNKMEYGGVPIIAALQGAVVGGGLELASSAHIRVMDQTAYFALPEGQRGLFTGGGATIRVSDLVGKSRMIDMILTGRVYQGQEAVDLGLAQYIVEGSSFDAALELARKTAENLPLSNFAICSAVSHMQNMSAMDAAYAEAVVAGVVNTQPDARARLAAFADKSAARVRRNS from the coding sequence ATGACCATCGAGATTGATATTTCGCGCTACAAGAACCTTGCGCTTGAAGCATATGAAGACGGGGTCTGGGTTGTTACCCTGAACCGGCCGACGAAACGCAACGCGCTTGATATCGACACGATTGAGGAACTGGTCGAGTTCTTCTCGGCCGCGCCACGCGCCGGGGTCAGAGCGGTGGTTCTGGCCGGAGCGGGGGATCACTTCTGCGCCGGATTGGACCTTATCGAGCATCACGACGCAGACCGCAGCCCTGCTGATTTCATGCATGTCTGTCTGCGTTGGCATGAAGCGTTCAACAAGATGGAATATGGTGGCGTTCCCATTATCGCAGCGCTGCAAGGCGCGGTTGTGGGCGGTGGTTTGGAGCTGGCAAGCTCGGCCCATATCCGGGTGATGGATCAAACCGCCTATTTCGCGTTGCCAGAGGGGCAGCGCGGGTTGTTTACCGGCGGGGGCGCAACGATCCGGGTCAGCGACCTGGTGGGTAAATCCCGTATGATTGACATGATCCTGACGGGGCGGGTCTATCAGGGGCAAGAGGCCGTGGACCTTGGACTTGCACAATATATCGTTGAGGGGTCGAGCTTTGATGCGGCGCTGGAACTGGCGCGCAAGACGGCAGAAAACCTGCCGCTTTCGAACTTCGCGATCTGTTCAGCAGTAAGCCATATGCAGAACATGTCGGCGATGGATGCGGCCTATGCCGAGGCGGTTGTCGCGGGTGTGGTGAATACCCAGCCCGATGCGCGCGCCCGGCTGGCTGCCTTTGCCGACAAGAGCGCCGCGCGGGTTCGGCGCAATAGCTGA
- a CDS encoding exonuclease encodes MPEGDFRFIALDVETACSDSASICQIGIACVQPDNRIQTFSTLVNPDTRFNAFNIRLHGIGPDHVTDAPFFPDAFAMLLPLLSRHHIIQHSNFDKQAINAACGACGIEIPPLRWSDSVAIARRAWPELKGNGGHGLANLKKTLNLAFHHHDAGEDARAAALVVLHAETRLALPFNDLIVPSRKPAKKRFPKAVTRTAAADGPLAGCIAVFTGNLSIPRDQAADLAAGVGMNVRAGVTSKTTHLVVGDQDLSVLAGHSKSSKHRKAEDMRAQGHPIQILGETEFLNLLTSAEETASKAAR; translated from the coding sequence GTGCCCGAAGGTGATTTTCGCTTCATCGCCCTCGATGTCGAAACCGCCTGTAGCGATAGCGCCAGCATCTGTCAGATCGGTATCGCCTGTGTTCAGCCTGACAACCGCATTCAAACCTTCTCAACGTTGGTCAATCCCGACACCCGGTTCAATGCGTTCAACATCCGACTGCATGGGATCGGCCCGGATCATGTGACAGACGCGCCATTCTTTCCCGATGCGTTCGCAATGCTCTTGCCGCTCTTGTCACGCCATCACATCATCCAGCACAGCAATTTCGACAAACAGGCAATCAACGCGGCCTGCGGCGCTTGTGGCATCGAGATTCCACCGCTGCGCTGGAGCGACAGCGTTGCAATCGCCAGACGCGCCTGGCCCGAGCTGAAGGGCAATGGCGGGCATGGCCTTGCCAACCTCAAGAAGACCCTGAATCTCGCGTTTCATCATCACGACGCTGGCGAAGATGCCCGCGCTGCGGCCTTGGTTGTCCTGCACGCCGAAACCCGTCTTGCGCTGCCGTTCAATGACCTGATCGTGCCGTCACGCAAACCCGCCAAAAAACGATTTCCCAAAGCCGTAACGCGCACTGCGGCCGCCGACGGCCCTCTGGCCGGGTGCATCGCGGTATTCACCGGCAACCTCAGCATCCCACGGGATCAGGCCGCAGACCTCGCCGCGGGTGTCGGAATGAACGTCAGAGCGGGTGTCACGAGCAAGACAACGCATCTTGTCGTCGGCGATCAGGATCTATCGGTTCTGGCTGGCCACAGCAAAAGCAGCAAGCACCGCAAGGCCGAAGACATGCGCGCGCAGGGTCATCCGATTCAGATCCTTGGAGAAACCGAGTTCCTCAATCTGCTGACGAGCGCTGAAGAGACCGCATCAAAGGCGGCGCGCTGA
- the typA gene encoding translational GTPase TypA, translated as MDLRNIAIIAHVDHGKTTLVDELLKQSGAFRAGQAVAERAMDSNDLERERGITIFAKPTSVEWKGTRINIVDTPGHADFGGEVERILSMVDGVVLLVDAAEGPMPQTKFVTSKALALGLRPIVVLNKVDKSDAEPDRALDECFDLFANLGADDDQLDFPHMYASGRNGWADAELNGPRKDLHALYNLIVNHVPAPRQQAHAHEDFRMLATTLGADPFVGRILTGRVEAGRLKVGQTVQALSRIGQKIEQFRVSKIQAFRGLTMADIDEAVAGDIVSIAGMSKATVADTICALAVETPIDAQPIDPPTISVTFGINDSPLAGRDGKKVQSRVIRERLMKEAESNVAIKIADSPGGEAFEVAGRGELQMGVLIENMRREGFELSISRPQVLMREENGQRLEPIEEVTIDVDDEYSGAVIEKITGTRKGELTEMKAAGAGKTRIIALVPSRGLIGYHGEFLTDTRGTGVLNRVFHGWAPYKGSIPGRRSGVLISMENGEAVAYALWNLEDRGKMFISPQEKIYTGMIIGEHSRENDLEVNPLKGKKLTNVRASGTDEAVRLTTPITLTLEQAISYINDDELVEVTPNAIRLRKRHLDPHERKRASKQY; from the coding sequence ATGGACCTGCGCAATATTGCGATCATCGCTCACGTGGACCACGGAAAAACCACACTGGTGGATGAGCTTTTGAAACAATCCGGTGCCTTCCGCGCGGGACAAGCCGTGGCCGAACGGGCGATGGACAGCAACGATCTCGAACGCGAGCGCGGCATCACCATCTTCGCCAAACCCACATCTGTCGAGTGGAAAGGCACGCGGATCAACATCGTCGACACCCCCGGTCACGCCGATTTCGGTGGCGAAGTCGAGCGGATCCTGTCGATGGTCGATGGCGTCGTGCTTCTGGTGGATGCTGCCGAAGGGCCGATGCCACAGACCAAGTTCGTGACATCCAAGGCGCTCGCCCTCGGCCTGCGCCCGATTGTTGTGCTCAACAAGGTCGACAAATCCGATGCCGAACCGGACCGCGCGCTAGATGAATGCTTCGATCTTTTCGCCAATCTCGGCGCCGATGATGATCAACTTGATTTCCCCCACATGTATGCAAGCGGCAGGAACGGTTGGGCCGATGCCGAACTGAACGGCCCGCGCAAGGATCTGCACGCGCTCTATAATCTGATCGTCAATCACGTGCCCGCGCCGCGCCAACAAGCGCATGCCCATGAAGATTTCAGAATGCTGGCCACCACGTTGGGCGCCGATCCATTCGTTGGCCGAATCCTCACAGGCCGGGTCGAGGCAGGACGCCTCAAGGTTGGCCAGACGGTGCAGGCCTTGTCGCGCATCGGCCAGAAAATCGAACAATTCCGCGTCAGCAAGATTCAGGCATTCCGCGGCCTTACCATGGCCGATATCGATGAAGCTGTGGCAGGCGATATCGTTTCCATCGCCGGCATGTCCAAGGCCACCGTGGCCGATACGATCTGCGCGCTTGCTGTCGAAACGCCGATTGATGCGCAACCGATCGACCCGCCCACCATCTCCGTCACCTTCGGGATCAACGACAGCCCGCTGGCCGGGCGCGACGGCAAGAAGGTACAATCCCGCGTGATCCGCGAACGTTTGATGAAAGAGGCCGAATCAAATGTCGCCATTAAAATAGCCGACTCACCCGGCGGCGAAGCCTTTGAGGTTGCCGGGCGTGGCGAATTGCAAATGGGTGTTCTGATCGAGAACATGCGCCGCGAAGGATTCGAGCTCAGCATCTCGCGCCCACAAGTCTTGATGCGTGAAGAAAACGGTCAGCGGCTTGAGCCCATCGAGGAAGTCACCATTGATGTCGATGATGAGTATTCCGGAGCCGTGATCGAAAAGATCACCGGCACGCGCAAGGGTGAACTGACCGAAATGAAAGCGGCCGGTGCCGGCAAGACCCGCATCATCGCGCTTGTTCCGTCGCGTGGCTTGATCGGCTATCATGGTGAATTCCTGACCGATACACGCGGCACCGGGGTTCTGAACCGCGTGTTTCATGGCTGGGCCCCTTACAAGGGTAGCATTCCTGGTCGTCGCTCGGGTGTTCTGATCTCGATGGAAAATGGCGAGGCCGTGGCCTATGCGCTCTGGAACCTGGAAGATCGTGGCAAGATGTTCATTTCGCCACAAGAGAAGATCTATACCGGCATGATCATCGGCGAACACAGCCGCGAAAACGATCTCGAAGTGAACCCGCTCAAGGGCAAGAAGCTCACCAACGTGCGGGCTTCGGGTACCGATGAAGCGGTGCGGCTGACCACGCCGATCACCCTCACGCTGGAACAGGCGATCTCTTACATCAACGATGATGAGCTGGTCGAAGTGACGCCCAATGCGATCCGGTTGCGCAAGCGCCACCTTGACCCGCATGAGCGCAAGCGCGCGTCAAAACAATACTGA
- a CDS encoding acyl-CoA dehydrogenase — MTYEAPVKDMLFNIEHISGWPEIAALAQYEALDLDDASAVLEEMGRFCAEEIAPLNRVGDIAGSRFENGRVILPDGFAEAYALFAEMGWQSLQHPAEYGGQGLPRCVGAASTEMLNAANLSFALCPLLTDGAIEALLTAGSDDIKATYLENLVSGKWTGTMNLTEPQAGSDLSLVRSRAEPQEDGSYRITGTKIFITYGEHDMSENIVHLVLARTPDAPAGVKGISLFLVPKFFVKDDGTLGERNTVRCQSIEHKLGIKASPTAVLEFEGASGILIGEENSGLSYMFEMMNSARYAVGLQGIAVGERAYQQALSMAKERVQSAPVDGSSREAVAIIHHPDVRRMLMRMRALTEGARAMAAYTAGWQDIARHAPTSQERAEAAKLSEFLTPLVKGFSTENGVEVASLGVQVHGGMGFIEETGAAQHYRDARILPIYEGTTAIQANDLVGRKTLRDGGAAARRFAELIEQTETALAEGSDAAKAVGKRLGDARAAFLAVVEHLLSIGKSEPNAAFGAGVPYLMLAGNLVSGWQLARALLAAEVAMERGNDAEFMTAKIATARFYADHILPETEIQRLRILEGGESLLSAVL, encoded by the coding sequence TTGACCTATGAAGCACCCGTTAAAGATATGCTCTTCAACATCGAACATATTTCGGGTTGGCCCGAGATTGCTGCACTGGCGCAGTATGAAGCGTTGGATCTGGATGACGCATCTGCCGTGCTTGAGGAAATGGGCCGGTTTTGTGCCGAAGAGATTGCGCCGCTGAACCGGGTGGGCGATATTGCCGGGTCGCGGTTTGAGAACGGGCGCGTGATTCTGCCCGACGGTTTCGCCGAGGCCTATGCGCTGTTTGCCGAAATGGGCTGGCAGAGTTTGCAACATCCGGCCGAATATGGCGGTCAGGGATTGCCGCGTTGTGTCGGGGCCGCGAGCACCGAGATGCTGAACGCAGCCAATCTCAGCTTTGCGCTGTGCCCGCTGTTGACGGATGGTGCGATCGAAGCGCTTCTGACGGCTGGGTCGGATGACATCAAGGCAACCTATCTGGAAAACCTGGTTTCGGGCAAATGGACCGGGACAATGAACCTGACCGAACCCCAAGCCGGGAGCGACCTGAGCCTGGTGCGTAGCCGCGCCGAACCGCAAGAGGATGGCAGCTATCGTATCACCGGCACCAAGATTTTCATCACCTACGGCGAACATGACATGAGCGAGAACATCGTTCATCTGGTGTTGGCGCGCACGCCGGATGCACCGGCGGGGGTGAAGGGGATCAGCCTTTTCCTTGTTCCGAAGTTTTTCGTGAAAGACGACGGAACGCTTGGCGAGCGCAACACGGTGCGGTGTCAGAGCATCGAACATAAGCTGGGGATCAAGGCCAGCCCGACGGCAGTTTTGGAATTTGAAGGGGCCAGCGGAATTTTGATTGGCGAGGAGAATTCCGGGCTGAGCTATATGTTCGAGATGATGAATTCGGCGCGCTACGCCGTTGGTCTTCAGGGGATTGCAGTTGGCGAACGCGCCTATCAGCAGGCTCTCTCGATGGCGAAAGAACGTGTTCAGAGTGCCCCCGTCGATGGGTCGTCACGCGAGGCGGTTGCCATCATCCACCATCCCGACGTGCGGCGCATGTTGATGCGGATGCGCGCCCTGACCGAGGGGGCGCGGGCGATGGCGGCCTATACCGCCGGGTGGCAGGATATCGCGCGCCATGCCCCGACATCGCAAGAGCGGGCAGAGGCGGCGAAGCTGTCGGAATTTCTGACGCCTCTGGTCAAGGGGTTTTCAACCGAGAACGGCGTCGAGGTTGCCTCGCTTGGGGTTCAGGTTCATGGCGGAATGGGGTTCATTGAGGAAACCGGAGCCGCGCAGCACTATCGCGATGCCAGGATCCTGCCGATCTATGAGGGAACCACGGCCATACAGGCCAACGATCTGGTGGGTCGCAAGACATTGCGAGATGGTGGGGCAGCGGCGCGTCGCTTTGCGGAATTGATTGAGCAGACGGAAACTGCATTGGCAGAGGGCTCTGACGCGGCAAAGGCTGTTGGAAAACGGCTTGGCGATGCGCGCGCGGCCTTTTTGGCAGTCGTTGAGCACCTTCTCAGCATCGGAAAATCGGAACCCAATGCGGCGTTTGGGGCGGGTGTACCTTACCTGATGCTTGCGGGAAATCTTGTGTCGGGTTGGCAATTGGCGCGCGCGCTTCTTGCGGCGGAAGTTGCGATGGAGCGTGGCAACGATGCAGAGTTCATGACGGCAAAGATCGCCACAGCGCGGTTTTATGCCGACCATATCCTGCCCGAGACCGAGATCCAGCGTCTGCGCATTCTGGAAGGTGGCGAGAGCCTGTTGTCAGCGGTGTTGTGA
- a CDS encoding DUF1330 domain-containing protein has protein sequence MGALWIAHVTVTDADAYGKYAELAGPAIAKHGGAFIARGGKFVQLEGKERARNVVAKFPSVEAAVECYNSPEYQEALSHARGASERELMVVETTE, from the coding sequence ATGGGTGCTTTGTGGATCGCGCACGTGACAGTGACGGATGCCGACGCTTACGGCAAATACGCCGAGCTGGCTGGCCCTGCGATTGCCAAACATGGCGGGGCGTTCATTGCCCGAGGTGGGAAATTCGTTCAGCTTGAGGGGAAAGAGCGCGCACGCAACGTGGTGGCAAAGTTTCCAAGCGTTGAAGCAGCCGTTGAATGCTACAATTCGCCAGAATATCAGGAAGCCTTGAGCCATGCGCGCGGTGCATCCGAGCGCGAATTGATGGTCGTCGAAACGACTGAGTAA
- the alaS gene encoding alanine--tRNA ligase produces MPSLNDIRSTFLNYFAKNDHEVVASSPLVPRNDPTLMFVNSGMVQFKNLFTGVETRDYKRATSAQKCVRAGGKHNDLDNVGYTARHHTFFEMLGNFSFGDYFKADAIPFAWELITKELDIPAEKLLVTVYHTDDEAADIWKKVAGLPDERIIRIPTNDNFWMMGPTGPCGPCTEIFFDHGDHIWGGPPGSPEEDGDRFVEIWNLVFMQNEQFEDGSMKALDMQSIDTGMGIERVAALLQGTNDNYATDLMRALIEASADKTSTDPDGPGKTHHRVIADHLRSTSFLIADGVMPSNDGRGYVLRRIMRRAMRHAHLLGSKDPVMHKLVPALIGQMGAAYPELGRAQALIEETLELEETRFKTTLDRGLKLLDEELAGLPEGAALPGEAAFKLYDTYGFPLDLTQDALREKDRAVDTEGFDAAMAEQKAKARAAWSGSGEAADATYWFDVADAHGATDFLGYDTEVAEGQILALVKDGAPVEQLAKGEEGWAVLNQTPFYGESGGQVADHGYVRRLDDMDDVSHVTDVQKFADGKVIAHKLTPEQGTLSVGDTVSLEVDHKRRSKVRANHSATHLLHEALRVHLGEHVAQRGSLNAEDRLRFDFSHAKGLTPEELRVVGEEVNAFIRQNSPVSTRIMTPDDARAIGAQALFGEKYGDEVRVVSMGQASTGKGANGETYSLELCGGTHVKQTGDIGLCVILGDSASSAGVRRIEALTGAAAFEYLERQAGLVADLAGALKAPTGELSERVKALLDERKALQNEVAQLRRELAMSGGTGQGGGVEAQDVNGVPFLAQVLSGVSGKDLPALIDEHKSRIGSGAVLLIADAGGKAAVAAGVTDDLTGKLSAVDLVRAAVGELGGKGGGGRADMAQGGGKDASNADAAIKAAQAVIGG; encoded by the coding sequence ATGCCCAGTCTGAACGACATCCGGTCGACCTTCCTTAACTATTTCGCGAAAAACGATCATGAGGTGGTGGCAAGTTCGCCGCTGGTGCCGCGCAATGATCCGACCCTGATGTTCGTCAACTCGGGCATGGTGCAGTTCAAGAACCTGTTCACCGGGGTTGAGACGCGCGACTATAAACGTGCGACATCTGCACAGAAATGTGTGCGCGCGGGCGGCAAGCACAATGACCTCGACAATGTTGGGTATACCGCGCGGCATCATACTTTCTTTGAAATGCTGGGAAATTTCAGCTTTGGCGATTATTTCAAGGCCGATGCAATTCCGTTTGCATGGGAGTTGATCACCAAGGAATTGGATATTCCGGCCGAGAAGCTTTTGGTCACGGTCTATCATACCGATGATGAGGCGGCTGATATCTGGAAGAAGGTTGCTGGCCTGCCGGATGAGCGGATCATTCGCATTCCGACCAACGATAATTTCTGGATGATGGGGCCGACCGGGCCTTGTGGGCCTTGCACCGAAATCTTCTTTGATCACGGCGATCATATCTGGGGCGGTCCTCCGGGGTCACCTGAGGAGGATGGCGACCGGTTTGTCGAAATCTGGAACCTTGTCTTCATGCAGAACGAGCAGTTTGAGGACGGCTCGATGAAGGCGCTGGATATGCAATCGATCGATACCGGTATGGGGATCGAACGGGTTGCGGCGCTGCTTCAGGGGACCAATGACAACTATGCCACCGACCTGATGCGCGCATTGATCGAGGCATCGGCGGACAAGACATCGACCGATCCCGACGGGCCGGGAAAGACGCACCATCGGGTGATTGCGGATCATCTGCGTTCGACCAGCTTTCTGATTGCGGATGGGGTAATGCCCAGCAATGACGGGCGCGGATATGTTTTGCGCCGGATCATGCGCCGGGCGATGCGGCACGCACATCTTCTGGGGTCGAAAGACCCGGTGATGCACAAGCTGGTGCCCGCATTGATTGGCCAGATGGGTGCGGCATACCCTGAGTTGGGACGCGCGCAGGCGCTGATCGAGGAGACGCTTGAGCTGGAGGAAACCCGCTTCAAGACGACGCTGGATCGCGGGCTGAAGTTGCTTGATGAGGAGTTGGCTGGGTTGCCGGAGGGTGCAGCACTTCCCGGGGAAGCAGCGTTCAAGCTTTATGATACTTATGGTTTCCCGCTTGATCTGACGCAGGATGCGCTGCGCGAGAAAGACCGTGCGGTTGATACCGAGGGCTTTGATGCGGCGATGGCCGAACAGAAGGCCAAGGCGCGTGCCGCATGGTCCGGTTCGGGCGAGGCGGCGGATGCGACCTATTGGTTTGATGTGGCCGATGCGCATGGGGCGACTGATTTCCTTGGCTATGACACCGAAGTAGCCGAAGGGCAGATTCTCGCTTTGGTCAAGGATGGTGCGCCGGTTGAGCAGTTGGCCAAGGGCGAAGAAGGCTGGGCGGTTTTGAACCAGACTCCGTTTTACGGCGAAAGCGGTGGGCAGGTGGCCGATCATGGCTATGTTCGCCGACTCGACGATATGGATGATGTGAGCCATGTCACCGATGTGCAGAAGTTTGCCGATGGCAAGGTGATCGCGCATAAGCTGACACCCGAACAGGGCACGCTTTCGGTTGGCGATACCGTGTCGCTTGAGGTGGATCACAAACGTCGCTCGAAGGTGCGCGCCAACCATTCGGCGACGCATCTTCTGCACGAGGCGTTGCGCGTTCATCTGGGCGAGCATGTGGCACAGCGCGGCTCGCTCAATGCCGAGGATCGGCTGCGGTTCGATTTCAGCCACGCCAAGGGGCTCACCCCTGAAGAGTTGCGCGTGGTGGGGGAAGAAGTGAACGCCTTCATCCGGCAAAACAGCCCGGTGAGCACGCGGATCATGACACCGGACGACGCGCGCGCAATTGGGGCGCAGGCGCTCTTTGGCGAGAAATACGGAGACGAGGTGCGCGTGGTGTCGATGGGGCAGGCGAGTACCGGCAAAGGGGCGAATGGCGAGACCTATTCGCTCGAACTTTGCGGCGGCACCCATGTGAAACAGACCGGTGATATCGGGCTCTGCGTTATTTTGGGGGACAGTGCATCGAGTGCCGGGGTTCGCCGGATTGAGGCGTTGACCGGGGCGGCGGCGTTTGAATATCTTGAGCGGCAGGCCGGTTTGGTGGCCGATCTGGCAGGGGCGCTGAAAGCGCCGACAGGAGAGTTGTCGGAACGGGTGAAAGCCCTTCTGGATGAACGCAAGGCACTTCAGAACGAGGTAGCGCAGCTGCGCCGCGAGTTGGCCATGTCGGGCGGCACGGGGCAGGGCGGTGGCGTTGAGGCGCAAGACGTGAACGGCGTGCCCTTTCTGGCGCAGGTGCTTTCGGGTGTTTCGGGCAAAGACCTTCCGGCGCTGATTGATGAGCACAAGTCGCGTATTGGTTCTGGTGCGGTCCTGCTGATTGCGGATGCCGGCGGCAAGGCGGCTGTGGCGGCGGGCGTGACCGACGATTTGACAGGCAAGCTCTCTGCCGTCGATCTGGTGCGCGCGGCGGTGGGCGAACTTGGCGGCAAGGGCGGCGGCGGACGGGCCGACATGGCTCAGGGCGGCGGCAAGGATGCGTCCAATGCGGATGCAGCAATCAAGGCGGCGCAAGCCGTGATAGGAGGATAA
- a CDS encoding AraC family transcriptional regulator translates to MDGERSSQTLPTVSRAFLEDWLSALRRHCTQQELAEFLDQTGLNNAAQPRARVTHDQIVRLYQLVAVETGDEMMGLWSRPIRTGALKHLCTYVRGASSLSAALFRFTSFWNLLLDDFELELQTEQNALRVVLIPRGPHDAQRFGHMLLLKLAHGVASWLTGRELPLRQVSFVFERPDFAEDYAILFPAPVRFAQPNSAIEFSGHLGDLPVLRSEAEMQEFLQRAPRDWIFTTYRDHALSLRVHELLLLSDRLGCRLGDAAAALNLTPRTLIRRLESDGTSFQAIKDGLRRDIAIRHLSVGSKSIEAISQDLGFASAANFHRAFKRWTNVTPASYRKL, encoded by the coding sequence ATGGATGGTGAACGAAGCTCACAAACTCTCCCCACCGTTTCCCGCGCCTTTCTGGAAGATTGGCTCTCTGCCCTGCGCAGGCATTGCACACAACAAGAGCTTGCGGAATTCCTTGATCAGACCGGATTGAACAACGCGGCACAGCCCCGTGCCCGCGTCACCCACGATCAGATCGTTCGCCTCTATCAACTGGTCGCTGTGGAAACAGGCGACGAAATGATGGGGCTTTGGAGCCGGCCAATCCGCACCGGCGCGCTCAAGCATCTTTGCACCTATGTGCGCGGCGCATCCTCGCTTTCTGCGGCGCTGTTTCGCTTCACATCTTTCTGGAACCTGCTGCTTGACGATTTCGAACTCGAATTGCAGACCGAGCAGAACGCGCTGCGCGTTGTGCTGATACCGCGCGGTCCCCATGACGCACAGCGATTTGGCCACATGCTGCTGCTCAAGCTGGCGCATGGCGTCGCGTCGTGGCTGACAGGGCGCGAACTCCCCCTGCGACAGGTCAGCTTTGTGTTCGAGCGCCCCGACTTCGCCGAAGACTACGCCATCCTTTTTCCCGCTCCCGTCCGTTTCGCCCAACCGAACTCGGCGATCGAGTTTTCCGGTCACCTCGGCGATTTGCCGGTATTGCGCAGCGAAGCGGAAATGCAGGAATTCCTACAACGCGCCCCGCGCGACTGGATCTTCACCACCTACCGCGATCACGCCTTGTCGCTTCGTGTCCACGAACTGCTTTTGCTTTCGGATCGTCTGGGCTGCCGTCTGGGTGACGCAGCGGCCGCGCTGAACCTCACACCGCGCACATTGATCAGACGGCTCGAAAGCGACGGAACATCGTTTCAGGCAATCAAGGATGGTCTGCGGCGCGACATCGCAATCCGCCATCTGTCGGTCGGATCAAAGAGTATCGAGGCCATCTCGCAGGATCTCGGGTTTGCTTCTGCCGCGAACTTTCACCGCGCTTTCAAACGGTGGACAAACGTCACCCCGGCGAGTTACCGCAAGCTTTAA